Proteins encoded together in one Planctopirus ephydatiae window:
- a CDS encoding NAD(P)/FAD-dependent oxidoreductase has translation MIQSLDPEVIVIGGGPAGATAATLLAQAGHRVQLFEREVFPRFHIGESLIPCTYGVFARTGLLERLKDSHFVKKYSVQFVSDTGRVSAPFFFTQYKPVESSQTWQVRRADFDLMLLDHAREAGVQVHENHRVLEAIFEEDRCVGVRVKNEATGEERQVRAQVVIDGSGQSSVLLDRLQLRTWDSELKKAAVWTYYKNAWRDEGENAGATSVIQTEGKKGWFWYIPLHDNITSVGVVADFSHLFNKNRTKDLGELFQEEVDHCPGVKVRLEGAERCDQYRAAKEYSYRAKQAAGQGWVLIGDAYGFLDPLYSSGVLLAVKSGELAADAVHQGLMTNDLTRTTLGAWEPEYVLGMERMRKLVLAYYKGMNFSKLIMKYPETKDDITDLLMGDLFRAELDLTLDKVDSMLEEMAAQPVVA, from the coding sequence ATGATCCAGAGCCTAGATCCTGAAGTGATTGTGATTGGTGGCGGCCCGGCGGGTGCAACAGCGGCGACACTTCTGGCGCAGGCTGGTCATCGCGTGCAGTTATTCGAGCGGGAAGTTTTTCCGCGCTTCCATATTGGCGAATCGCTGATTCCGTGCACTTATGGAGTTTTTGCACGCACGGGGCTGCTCGAGCGGCTGAAGGACAGCCACTTCGTAAAGAAATACAGCGTGCAGTTTGTGAGTGATACGGGGAGAGTCTCGGCGCCATTTTTCTTTACGCAGTACAAGCCAGTCGAGTCGTCGCAGACATGGCAGGTTCGCAGAGCCGACTTTGATCTAATGCTGCTGGATCATGCTCGCGAGGCGGGCGTGCAGGTTCATGAGAATCATCGTGTGCTCGAAGCGATCTTTGAAGAAGATCGTTGCGTAGGAGTACGCGTCAAAAATGAGGCAACAGGTGAAGAGCGTCAGGTGCGAGCCCAGGTGGTGATCGATGGGAGTGGCCAAAGCTCAGTGCTGCTCGATCGCCTGCAATTGAGGACATGGGACAGCGAACTGAAAAAAGCCGCTGTCTGGACTTACTACAAGAACGCCTGGCGGGACGAGGGTGAAAATGCTGGTGCCACCTCGGTCATTCAGACTGAAGGAAAGAAGGGTTGGTTCTGGTACATCCCACTGCATGACAACATTACCAGCGTGGGAGTTGTGGCTGATTTCTCCCACCTGTTTAACAAGAATCGAACAAAAGATCTGGGAGAGCTCTTTCAGGAAGAGGTGGACCATTGCCCGGGTGTGAAAGTACGGTTGGAAGGTGCTGAGCGATGCGATCAGTATCGGGCTGCTAAGGAATACTCCTATCGTGCCAAACAGGCAGCAGGGCAGGGTTGGGTGCTGATTGGTGATGCCTACGGATTTCTCGATCCGCTCTATTCCTCCGGCGTGTTGCTGGCTGTGAAATCGGGTGAGCTGGCGGCTGATGCCGTCCATCAGGGATTGATGACCAATGATCTCACCCGAACGACGCTCGGTGCCTGGGAGCCTGAGTATGTGCTCGGTATGGAACGCATGAGAAAGCTGGTGTTGGCCTATTACAAAGGTATGAACTTCAGCAAGTTGATCATGAAGTATCCTGAAACCAAAGATGATATCACGGATCTGCTGATGGGAGATCTCTTCCGCGCTGAACTCGATCTGACACTCGATAAAGTCGACTCGATGCTCGAAGAAATGGCTGCCCAACCCGTGGTCGCCTGA